In Lacrimispora indolis DSM 755, a genomic segment contains:
- a CDS encoding ComEC/Rec2 family competence protein, with protein MTSWLLIPAFLAAGIVLYGYWRGRNRLWVLLPLLFLFLGAAWAGQDRERWKGREAKAERISEAYVEVQGKVSSLEEVNGVLRLTLKGNQVWEYGKGGRNEDSRLLLPGILVTMKSTFQMKEDELCLGQIVRIRGEAQPFSQARNPGEFDSKAYYQAQGLDCRLSGEELEMVNSDPSPLLEGLRRIRERGKEILYRYGEEDDAGIFTAAVLGDKGGISREIKTLYQKNGIAHLLAISGLHMSFVGIFLYRILRKAGLGYGGSGLAGTILIVLYGILTGGGPSVMRAVIMMSTGFLASYLGRTYDLLSAASMALLLLAVESPLLITQGGVQLSFGAVFAIGGVSPVIERWIGKEKPLAGTVSAALAIQMVTMPFLFYHFYQIPLYSLFLNLLVIPLMGGVLCSGFAVIFLGNVSPVMGVFAAGTGHYILVLYEFLCRKVSQLPGYSLTFGRPGAERMMAYVFLMLAGLVLLAVSGNDQGEAGGENKAGEKAEKKKTEARKKEEEKEKENGKGKTETKEKENKKTKVKEISYPGKMLILFVMYCLCILIFKPGPVKGLEALFIDVGQGDGILLRTEKFSVLVDGGSSSKKSLGEYTLEPCIKSLGVSVINYAFISHGDLDHLSGVEYLLESCDDIRIQNLMLPYHGRQDKSVIRLAELAGKRGTKVWYLTGGDKIQVGKLRITCIYPKESDVPENTNEESEVLKMDYGNCHMLFTGDMGERGEERLLERPVEIRMLEEVNVLKTAHHGSKYSSSQAFLDVVKPRWAVISYGEGNSYGHPHEEVLDRLERQKAEVLKTGVSGAIRMWTDGEMIRFTSFIDGDGFSRYNKRK; from the coding sequence ATGACATCCTGGCTTTTGATTCCGGCTTTTTTAGCTGCCGGGATTGTTCTTTATGGTTATTGGAGAGGCAGAAACCGGCTTTGGGTTCTTTTGCCTCTTCTTTTTTTATTCCTTGGCGCGGCCTGGGCTGGGCAAGACAGGGAAAGATGGAAAGGACGGGAAGCAAAGGCAGAACGAATATCAGAGGCCTATGTGGAAGTTCAGGGAAAGGTGTCATCACTGGAAGAAGTGAATGGGGTATTGAGGCTCACCTTGAAAGGGAACCAGGTGTGGGAATATGGGAAAGGCGGAAGGAATGAAGACTCCCGGCTTCTCCTTCCCGGCATTCTCGTGACAATGAAATCAACCTTTCAGATGAAGGAAGACGAATTATGTCTGGGGCAGATCGTAAGGATCAGAGGAGAGGCTCAGCCTTTCTCCCAGGCCAGAAATCCGGGGGAGTTTGATTCCAAAGCCTATTATCAGGCACAGGGACTGGACTGCAGGCTTTCCGGGGAGGAGCTGGAGATGGTAAATTCTGATCCTTCTCCCCTGCTTGAGGGGCTGCGACGGATCAGGGAGCGGGGGAAAGAAATCCTTTACCGGTATGGGGAAGAGGATGATGCCGGAATTTTTACGGCCGCAGTATTGGGGGATAAGGGCGGCATTTCCAGGGAGATTAAAACTCTATATCAGAAAAACGGGATCGCTCATCTTCTGGCGATCAGCGGCCTTCACATGTCCTTTGTGGGGATATTTCTTTACCGGATACTCAGGAAAGCCGGCCTTGGCTACGGCGGCTCCGGTCTGGCCGGGACGATTCTGATCGTTCTCTACGGAATTTTAACAGGGGGAGGACCTTCGGTCATGAGAGCGGTTATTATGATGAGCACGGGATTTTTAGCCTCCTATCTTGGGAGGACGTATGACCTTTTGTCTGCCGCCTCCATGGCACTCCTGCTTTTGGCCGTTGAATCACCCCTTCTTATCACTCAGGGAGGGGTTCAGCTATCCTTTGGGGCTGTCTTTGCCATAGGAGGGGTGAGTCCTGTAATAGAGCGCTGGATCGGGAAGGAAAAACCCCTGGCAGGCACTGTGTCCGCTGCCTTAGCCATTCAAATGGTCACCATGCCCTTCCTGTTTTATCATTTTTATCAGATTCCGCTTTACAGCCTTTTTCTTAATCTTCTTGTGATCCCACTGATGGGGGGCGTACTCTGCTCTGGATTCGCAGTAATTTTTCTTGGAAATGTAAGCCCTGTCATGGGTGTTTTTGCAGCAGGAACGGGACATTATATTCTGGTCTTATATGAGTTCCTTTGCAGGAAAGTGTCCCAACTTCCAGGCTATAGCCTGACCTTCGGGAGACCGGGGGCAGAACGGATGATGGCTTATGTTTTTCTGATGCTTGCAGGGCTGGTGCTTTTGGCAGTGTCGGGGAATGACCAGGGGGAGGCAGGAGGAGAAAATAAGGCTGGGGAGAAAGCGGAGAAGAAAAAAACTGAGGCCAGGAAAAAGGAAGAGGAGAAAGAAAAAGAAAATGGAAAGGGAAAGACTGAGACGAAGGAAAAAGAGAATAAAAAAACAAAGGTAAAGGAAATTTCATATCCAGGGAAAATGCTTATTCTTTTTGTGATGTATTGCCTATGCATCCTAATCTTTAAGCCTGGCCCGGTAAAGGGGCTGGAAGCTCTGTTCATTGATGTGGGGCAGGGGGACGGCATTTTGCTTCGGACGGAGAAGTTTTCAGTGCTGGTGGATGGAGGAAGTTCTTCAAAAAAATCTCTGGGAGAATACACCCTTGAACCGTGCATAAAGAGCCTGGGAGTTTCCGTGATCAATTACGCGTTTATCAGTCATGGGGATCTGGATCATTTAAGCGGAGTAGAATATCTTTTAGAATCCTGCGATGACATAAGAATACAAAATCTCATGCTTCCTTACCACGGAAGGCAGGACAAGTCCGTGATCAGGCTGGCAGAGCTTGCAGGGAAACGGGGGACAAAGGTATGGTACTTAACTGGGGGAGACAAAATTCAGGTTGGAAAGCTCCGGATCACCTGCATTTACCCCAAAGAGTCGGATGTACCGGAAAATACCAATGAGGAATCAGAAGTGCTTAAGATGGATTATGGAAACTGCCATATGCTGTTTACCGGCGACATGGGAGAAAGGGGGGAGGAACGGCTTCTTGAGCGGCCTGTGGAAATCAGGATGCTGGAAGAGGTCAATGTGTTGAAAACCGCGCATCACGGCTCTAAGTATTCATCCAGCCAGGCATTTCTTGATGTGGTTAAGCCGCGGTGGGCCGTTATATCCTACGGGGAAGGCAATTCCTACGGCCATCCTCATGAGGAAGTTTTGGATCGTTTGGAGAGACAGAAGGCAGAGGTTTTAAAAACCGGTGTGAGCGGGGCAATAAGGATGTGGACGGATGGGGAAATGATCCGGTTCACAAGTTTCATTGACGGAGATGGATTCTCCCGGTATAATAAGAGGAAATGA
- a CDS encoding GerMN domain-containing protein: MKRLSGITLRPVHPIIRGALKRGGFCPGIRAVIIKRLTTVLLLACVLCLTGCEKREGKETEAIADVYQIYYLNSAMTKMEPQEYQMPQKPEGDLEELTDWKIRNLMEQLRTVPKDLDRQAAVPDKVGFERYKLEDTVLYLYFDNNYAMMNATREILCRASLVRTLTQVKGVDYVAVYTAEQPLMDSSGSPVGPMANSDFIDNISNVNSYEKTELPLYFANDTGEKLVKETREVVHNVNTSLEKLVIEQLIAGPGRPGLNPTLPRDIKLLNVSVNENICYINFDSAFLNNTLEVKEYIPIYSIVNSLAAASSVNKVQITVNGSQEVMFRDSISLNQLFERDLDYNAENEEVPDDIGGTEQ, from the coding sequence ATGAAACGCCTTTCAGGCATCACTTTACGCCCGGTACACCCCATAATACGGGGTGCGCTGAAGCGGGGCGGGTTCTGCCCCGGCATACGGGCAGTCATAATAAAGCGGCTGACCACCGTTCTCCTCCTGGCCTGTGTTTTATGTCTGACCGGCTGTGAAAAAAGGGAAGGAAAGGAAACGGAAGCCATTGCTGATGTTTATCAGATTTATTACTTAAATTCCGCCATGACAAAGATGGAGCCACAGGAGTATCAGATGCCCCAAAAGCCGGAGGGGGACTTGGAAGAGCTGACGGACTGGAAAATCAGAAACTTAATGGAACAGCTTCGTACCGTGCCAAAGGACTTGGACCGGCAGGCCGCTGTCCCGGATAAGGTGGGCTTTGAGCGGTATAAGCTGGAGGATACGGTCCTTTATCTGTATTTTGATAATAATTATGCCATGATGAATGCCACCAGGGAGATCTTATGCAGGGCCTCTCTGGTAAGGACTCTGACTCAGGTAAAAGGGGTGGATTATGTTGCCGTATATACGGCGGAACAGCCCCTGATGGACAGCTCCGGAAGTCCGGTAGGCCCTATGGCAAACTCTGATTTTATTGACAACATCAGCAATGTCAATTCTTATGAAAAGACAGAACTGCCTTTGTATTTTGCCAATGATACAGGGGAGAAGCTGGTGAAGGAGACAAGGGAAGTGGTGCATAATGTAAACACTTCTCTGGAAAAACTGGTCATTGAGCAGCTGATTGCAGGTCCGGGCAGGCCAGGTTTGAATCCGACCCTGCCAAGGGATATAAAGCTTCTTAATGTGTCGGTCAATGAAAACATCTGTTATATTAATTTTGATTCCGCATTTCTTAATAACACACTGGAGGTAAAGGAATACATCCCGATTTATTCTATTGTGAATTCCCTGGCTGCGGCCTCCTCCGTCAATAAGGTGCAAATCACGGTGAACGGTTCTCAGGAGGTCATGTTCCGGGATTCTATTTCCTTAAACCAGCTTTTTGAACGGGACCTGGATTACAATGCGGAAAATGAAGAAGTACCAGATGATATAGGAGGAACAGAACAATAA
- a CDS encoding sensor histidine kinase gives MFQIKIFNQKHAMSLRFTLIIVLLVVGCIPIMIQNSVMLGAYQQNLIESRMQEIQNQCWILSNKMTRIGYLTMEPKDPLLDNEMSVKADMFNGRIVVVNRNFRIISDTFSLSVGKLNVSEEVIRCFDGENSSKYNSEKHYSALTIPIYSNSQEKEIAGVMIVTASTEDLLNRISIVSEKGQFLQLMIVSVLAIFVVLLVKFLIKPFRELQRMLNRAAEGDMDEEVSTYAYKETMQITETINLTLKKLKAVDQSREEFVSNVSHELKTPITSIRVLADSLMGLEDVPAELYREFLSDISEEIERENKIIDDLLSLVRMDKTSGGNLNIAQVNINGLLELILKRLRPIAGKRNVELTFESIREVTADVDEMKLSLALSNLVENAIKYNVEGGWVRVTLDADHKFFYVKVADSGIGISEEFQEHVFERFYRVDKARSRETGGTGLGLSITKKIVLMHQGALKLQSKEGEGSTFTVRIPLTYIS, from the coding sequence ATGTTCCAGATAAAGATTTTTAATCAGAAACATGCCATGAGCCTGCGGTTCACCCTGATCATCGTTCTTCTGGTGGTGGGCTGCATACCTATAATGATCCAGAACTCGGTCATGCTGGGGGCTTACCAGCAGAACCTCATTGAGTCCAGAATGCAGGAAATTCAAAACCAGTGCTGGATCTTAAGCAACAAGATGACAAGGATCGGATACTTGACCATGGAGCCAAAGGACCCGCTTCTTGACAACGAAATGTCCGTAAAGGCTGATATGTTTAATGGACGGATCGTGGTGGTGAACCGGAATTTCAGGATCATCAGCGATACCTTTTCCCTTTCCGTGGGCAAGCTTAACGTATCTGAGGAGGTCATCCGGTGTTTTGACGGGGAAAACAGCAGCAAGTATAATTCTGAAAAGCATTATTCAGCGCTGACCATCCCCATTTATTCCAACAGCCAGGAAAAAGAAATCGCAGGAGTCATGATCGTGACGGCATCTACAGAGGATCTGCTGAACCGGATCTCCATTGTGTCGGAAAAAGGACAATTCCTTCAGCTCATGATCGTTTCCGTTCTGGCCATATTTGTGGTTTTACTTGTAAAGTTTCTGATAAAACCCTTCCGGGAGCTGCAGCGGATGCTGAACAGGGCCGCGGAAGGAGATATGGATGAGGAGGTCAGTACCTATGCCTATAAGGAAACCATGCAGATTACGGAGACCATTAACCTGACCTTAAAGAAGCTGAAAGCGGTGGACCAGTCCAGGGAGGAATTCGTCTCAAACGTTTCTCATGAGCTGAAAACCCCCATCACTTCTATCCGGGTGCTGGCGGATTCCCTGATGGGGCTGGAAGACGTCCCGGCAGAACTTTACAGGGAGTTTTTAAGCGATATATCCGAAGAAATCGAGCGGGAAAACAAGATCATTGATGACCTTCTGTCTCTGGTCCGCATGGACAAGACTTCCGGAGGGAATTTAAATATCGCTCAGGTGAATATTAACGGCCTGCTGGAGCTGATCTTAAAGAGGCTGCGCCCTATTGCCGGAAAACGCAATGTTGAGCTGACCTTTGAAAGCATTCGGGAGGTCACTGCCGATGTGGATGAGATGAAGCTGTCTCTGGCTTTAAGCAATCTGGTGGAAAATGCCATTAAATACAATGTGGAAGGCGGCTGGGTCCGGGTGACCCTTGATGCGGATCATAAGTTTTTTTATGTAAAAGTGGCCGATTCAGGGATCGGAATCTCAGAAGAGTTCCAGGAGCATGTGTTTGAGCGGTTCTACCGGGTGGATAAGGCCAGATCCAGGGAAACAGGCGGCACTGGCCTTGGTCTTTCCATTACGAAAAAAATTGTGCTCATGCATCAGGGAGCATTGAAGCTTCAGAGCAAAGAGGGAGAGGGCTCCACATTTACCGTACGGATTCCCCTCACTTATATTTCTTAG
- a CDS encoding DegV family protein → MKVAIVTDSNSGMTQKQGVEAGIYVVPMPFMMAGETFYEDISLTRRDFYEKLEEGVDISTSQPSPADILDLWNRLLEEYEEIVHIPMSSGLSSACQTALMLADDYEGKVFVVNNQRISVTQRQSVLEAKSMADSGMNAAAIKEKLEDTKLDSTIYITLDTLEYLKKGGRITPAAALLGTFLRIKPVLTIQGEKLDAFAKARTMKQAKTMMVTAAKKDMEERFGDPEGLRTGIAVAHSNNEAAAMEFKKELEEIFPKTGEIYVDNLSLSVSCHIGPGALAIACTKRLDV, encoded by the coding sequence ATGAAGGTAGCGATAGTAACAGACAGCAACAGCGGAATGACCCAGAAGCAGGGGGTGGAAGCCGGGATTTATGTAGTGCCCATGCCCTTTATGATGGCTGGGGAGACGTTTTATGAGGATATCAGCCTGACACGGAGGGATTTCTATGAAAAGCTGGAGGAAGGGGTAGATATTTCCACCTCTCAGCCTTCTCCTGCGGATATCCTGGATTTGTGGAACAGGCTTTTGGAGGAATATGAGGAAATCGTCCACATTCCCATGTCCAGCGGGTTAAGCAGCGCATGCCAGACCGCCCTTATGCTGGCAGATGATTACGAGGGAAAGGTGTTTGTGGTCAACAACCAAAGGATTTCAGTCACCCAAAGGCAGTCGGTTCTGGAAGCCAAAAGCATGGCGGATTCCGGTATGAACGCTGCTGCAATCAAAGAGAAGCTGGAAGACACCAAGCTGGATTCCACTATATATATTACCTTAGATACGCTGGAATACTTAAAAAAGGGCGGCAGGATCACTCCTGCGGCGGCTCTATTAGGAACATTTTTAAGGATCAAACCGGTTCTTACCATTCAGGGAGAGAAGCTGGACGCCTTTGCCAAGGCAAGAACCATGAAACAGGCCAAAACCATGATGGTCACAGCAGCAAAAAAGGATATGGAGGAGCGTTTCGGTGATCCGGAAGGGCTTCGCACCGGCATAGCCGTTGCCCATTCCAATAACGAAGCGGCTGCCATGGAATTTAAGAAGGAGCTGGAAGAGATTTTCCCGAAGACAGGGGAAATTTACGTGGACAATCTTTCTTTAAGCGTATCCTGCCACATTGGGCCGGGAGCCCTGGCAATTGCCTGTACCAAAAGGCTGGACGTATGA
- a CDS encoding ABC transporter ATP-binding protein, giving the protein MKQNEMRTGTLLKRFVPYYKKYTKVMIMDLFCASLTTICEMVLPLILRYITNQGLRDITTLTVQMIVGIGALYFGLRIIDGMASFYMAYTGHVMGAAIETDMRQDAFAHLQKLSDNYFNNTKVGQIMSRITSDLFDVTEFAHHCPEEFFIAFLKTVVSFIILSGISLPLTLIIFLLIPVMAVSCTYFNLQVRRAFKHQRNHIGELNARIEDSLLGNRVVRAFANEKIEIEKFNKDNLEFLEIKRKTYKYMAAFQNTIRMFDGLMYVVVIVAGGIFMIKGLIEPGDLVAYTLYVTTLLATIRRIIEFAEQFQRGMTGIERFMELMDASVDIFDEEGAKPLHDVKGNITFQRVSFEYPDDHNPVLTDVNLDIRPGERVALVGPSGGGKTTLCNLIPRFYDPTEGEILIDGQDIKNVTLESLRSTVGVVQQDVYLFSGTVFENIEYGHPGASKEEVIQAAKLAGAHEFITGLKDGYDTYVGERGVKLSGGQKQRISIARVFLKNPQVLILDEATSALDNESEHLVSQSLDRLAVGRTTLTIAHRLTTIQNADRILVLSDSNIVEEGNHEELLLKRGMYYQLYTSAGEEEQTALTV; this is encoded by the coding sequence ATGAAACAGAATGAGATGCGAACGGGCACATTGCTGAAGCGCTTTGTGCCCTATTATAAAAAATATACGAAAGTCATGATCATGGATTTATTCTGTGCGTCGCTTACCACCATTTGTGAAATGGTGCTTCCTTTGATTCTGCGTTATATCACCAATCAGGGACTAAGAGATATCACAACCCTTACGGTACAGATGATCGTAGGAATCGGCGCTCTTTATTTCGGTCTCAGGATCATAGACGGAATGGCCAGTTTTTATATGGCTTACACAGGTCATGTCATGGGAGCGGCCATTGAGACAGACATGAGACAGGATGCATTTGCACATTTGCAGAAGCTGTCGGATAACTATTTTAACAATACAAAGGTTGGGCAGATCATGTCCCGGATCACCAGTGACCTATTTGATGTGACGGAATTTGCCCATCACTGTCCGGAGGAATTTTTTATTGCCTTCCTAAAGACAGTGGTATCCTTTATTATATTGTCGGGAATCAGTCTTCCTTTGACGCTTATTATTTTCCTGTTGATCCCGGTTATGGCAGTATCCTGTACTTACTTTAACTTACAGGTGAGAAGGGCCTTTAAACACCAGAGAAACCACATCGGAGAGCTGAATGCCAGGATCGAAGACAGCCTTCTTGGAAACCGGGTGGTCCGGGCCTTTGCAAACGAAAAGATCGAGATCGAAAAATTCAACAAGGATAATCTGGAATTTTTGGAGATCAAGCGGAAAACCTATAAATACATGGCTGCTTTCCAGAATACCATCCGGATGTTTGACGGCCTGATGTATGTGGTGGTCATTGTTGCAGGCGGTATATTTATGATAAAGGGGCTGATTGAGCCGGGAGATCTGGTGGCTTACACCCTGTATGTGACCACGCTTCTTGCCACCATCCGAAGGATCATCGAATTTGCGGAGCAGTTCCAGAGAGGAATGACCGGAATTGAACGATTTATGGAGTTAATGGATGCCAGCGTGGATATCTTTGATGAAGAAGGGGCAAAACCTCTTCATGATGTAAAAGGAAATATTACCTTTCAACGGGTATCCTTTGAATACCCGGATGACCATAATCCGGTGCTGACTGATGTGAACCTTGATATCAGGCCAGGAGAAAGAGTGGCTCTAGTTGGCCCTTCCGGTGGCGGAAAAACCACGTTATGCAACTTAATCCCCCGTTTCTATGATCCTACAGAGGGTGAGATCCTCATTGACGGCCAGGATATTAAAAATGTGACCCTGGAGAGCTTAAGAAGCACCGTAGGCGTGGTGCAGCAGGATGTGTACCTGTTCTCAGGAACAGTTTTTGAAAATATTGAGTACGGGCATCCGGGAGCTTCCAAAGAGGAAGTGATCCAGGCGGCAAAACTGGCCGGTGCCCATGAATTTATAACAGGGCTTAAAGATGGCTATGATACTTATGTGGGAGAACGGGGCGTAAAGCTTTCCGGAGGACAGAAACAGCGCATCAGCATTGCAAGGGTATTTCTTAAGAATCCTCAGGTGCTCATCCTTGATGAAGCCACCTCTGCACTTGACAATGAGAGCGAGCATCTGGTTTCCCAGTCCCTGGACCGCCTGGCAGTAGGCCGAACTACCTTGACCATTGCCCACCGCCTTACCACCATTCAGAATGCGGACCGGATTCTGGTGCTGTCTGACAGCAATATTGTGGAGGAAGGAAATCATGAGGAACTGCTGTTAAAGCGGGGTATGTATTATCAGCTTTATACTTCTGCAGGTGAGGAAGAGCAGACTGCCCTGACAGTGTAG
- the gpmI gene encoding 2,3-bisphosphoglycerate-independent phosphoglycerate mutase — protein MSRKPVVLMILDGYGLNDNCDHNAVCEGKTPIMDQLMSQCPFVKGNASGLAVGLPDGQMGNSEVGHLNMGAGRIVYQELTRITKSIEDGDFFEVAEFLQAVENCKKSGSALHMWGLVSDGGVHSHNTHIYGLLELAKRNGLDKVFVHCFLDGRDTPPASGKGFVEALEEKMKEIGTGKVASVMGRYYAMDRDNRWDRVERAYNALTKGEGNHGESAAAGIQASYDKEVYDEFVEPFVVTEAGKPLATVNDGDSVIFFNFRPDRAREITRAFCDDEFKGFAREKRLNLTYVCFTDYDKTIDNKVVAFKKESIANTFGEFLAKNNMTQARIAETEKYAHVTFFFNGGVEAPNEGEDRILVPSPKVATYDLQPEMSAPIVCDKLVEAVKSGKYDVIIINFANPDMVGHTGIETAAIKAIETVDACVGRTVDAIKETNGILFICADHGNAEQLLDYETGEPFTAHTTNPVPFILVNADPSYKLREGGCLADIAPTLIELMGLEQPKEMTGKSLLVK, from the coding sequence ATGAGCAGAAAACCAGTTGTATTAATGATACTTGATGGTTACGGATTAAATGATAACTGCGATCATAACGCTGTTTGTGAAGGCAAGACCCCCATCATGGATCAGCTTATGAGCCAGTGTCCTTTTGTTAAAGGCAATGCCAGCGGACTGGCGGTAGGTCTTCCTGACGGACAGATGGGTAATTCAGAGGTAGGGCATTTGAATATGGGCGCAGGGCGCATCGTATATCAGGAGCTTACCAGGATTACAAAATCAATAGAAGACGGCGACTTTTTTGAAGTTGCGGAATTTTTACAGGCAGTGGAAAACTGCAAGAAATCCGGATCAGCCCTTCATATGTGGGGTCTGGTATCTGATGGCGGGGTACACAGCCATAACACCCATATTTACGGCTTGTTAGAGCTGGCAAAGAGAAACGGTCTGGACAAGGTTTTCGTTCATTGCTTCCTGGATGGACGTGATACACCTCCTGCTTCCGGAAAGGGCTTTGTAGAAGCACTGGAAGAAAAGATGAAAGAAATCGGCACAGGCAAGGTGGCTTCTGTTATGGGCCGTTATTATGCCATGGACCGTGATAACCGCTGGGACCGTGTGGAGCGGGCATACAATGCCCTGACAAAGGGAGAAGGAAACCATGGGGAATCGGCTGCTGCCGGAATCCAGGCTTCCTATGACAAAGAGGTTTATGATGAGTTTGTGGAGCCATTTGTTGTGACAGAGGCTGGAAAACCCCTAGCAACCGTAAATGACGGCGATTCCGTGATCTTCTTTAATTTCCGCCCTGACAGGGCCAGAGAAATCACCAGAGCGTTCTGCGATGATGAATTTAAGGGATTTGCCAGAGAAAAGCGCTTAAACCTGACCTATGTATGCTTTACGGATTACGATAAAACCATTGATAACAAGGTGGTTGCCTTTAAAAAGGAATCCATTGCAAACACCTTCGGTGAATTTTTGGCCAAGAACAACATGACTCAGGCCAGAATCGCGGAAACTGAAAAATATGCCCATGTAACATTTTTCTTTAACGGCGGTGTGGAAGCGCCTAATGAAGGAGAGGACAGGATCCTGGTTCCGTCTCCAAAGGTCGCCACCTATGACTTACAGCCTGAGATGAGCGCTCCCATTGTTTGCGACAAGCTGGTGGAGGCTGTCAAATCCGGAAAATACGATGTGATTATCATTAATTTTGCAAACCCGGATATGGTAGGCCATACAGGAATCGAGACCGCAGCCATCAAAGCCATTGAGACAGTGGATGCATGTGTGGGAAGAACTGTGGATGCCATCAAGGAAACAAATGGCATTCTGTTCATCTGTGCTGACCACGGAAATGCGGAGCAGCTTTTGGATTATGAGACAGGAGAACCTTTTACTGCCCATACCACCAACCCGGTTCCGTTTATCCTGGTAAATGCAGACCCATCCTACAAGCTGAGAGAAGGCGGATGCCTGGCCGATATCGCTCCGACTCTGATCGAACTGATGGGATTAGAACAGCCAAAAGAAATGACAGGAAAATCTTTACTTGTGAAATGA
- the tpiA gene encoding triose-phosphate isomerase — protein sequence MSRKKIIAGNWKMNMTPTEAVELVNTLKPLVANDEVDVVFCVPAIDIIPAMEAAKGTNIHIGAENMYYEDKGAYTGEISPGMLKDAGVKYVVIGHSERREYFAETDETVNKKVLKAFEYGITPIVCCGESLTQREQGITLDWIRQQIKIAFLGVPAENAANAVIAYEPIWAIGTGKVATTEQAQEVCAAIRVCIAEIYDEATAEAIRIQYGGSVSAASAPELFAQPDIDGGLVGGASLKPEFGNIVNYNK from the coding sequence ATGTCCAGAAAGAAAATTATAGCAGGTAACTGGAAAATGAATATGACTCCCACCGAAGCGGTGGAGCTGGTAAATACATTAAAGCCTCTGGTAGCAAATGATGAGGTAGACGTTGTTTTCTGTGTTCCGGCTATTGATATCATACCGGCTATGGAAGCCGCAAAGGGAACCAATATCCACATCGGCGCTGAAAACATGTACTATGAGGATAAGGGCGCTTATACCGGAGAGATTTCTCCTGGCATGTTAAAGGATGCAGGCGTGAAATACGTGGTGATCGGCCATTCCGAGAGAAGGGAATACTTTGCCGAAACAGATGAGACCGTGAACAAGAAGGTTTTAAAAGCCTTTGAATACGGCATCACTCCTATTGTTTGCTGCGGAGAATCTTTAACCCAGAGAGAACAGGGAATCACTCTTGACTGGATCCGTCAGCAGATCAAGATCGCTTTCTTAGGTGTGCCGGCAGAGAATGCGGCAAATGCGGTCATCGCTTACGAGCCAATCTGGGCCATTGGTACCGGAAAGGTGGCAACAACGGAGCAGGCTCAGGAGGTTTGTGCTGCTATCCGTGTGTGCATCGCTGAAATCTATGATGAAGCGACTGCAGAAGCGATCCGTATCCAGTATGGCGGTTCCGTATCCGCTGCAAGCGCACCGGAGCTGTTTGCACAGCCTGACATTGACGGCGGCCTGGTTGGCGGAGCATCTTTAAAACCGGAATTTGGAAATATCGTAAACTACAACAAATAA